One segment of Streptomyces bathyalis DNA contains the following:
- a CDS encoding FdhF/YdeP family oxidoreductase yields MRSNEDPDDELSVTPPKTWATGVPGVTHALQYSLGQTSVRRTALTLLNVNQDKGIDCPGCAWPEPAPGKRHRNEYCENGAKHINDEATSRRVTADFFREHSVSELDEKSDYWLNQQGRLTEPMVKRPGSDHYEPIGWDEAIGLLAAELRGLGSPDEALFYTSGRVSNEAAFLLQLFARAYGTNNLPDCSNMCHESSGSALMETLGTGKGSVSLQDIHDADLVFVVGQNPGTNHPRMLSALEETKRNGGQVVAVNPLPEAGLMRFKHPQKVRGVIGRGTDIADQFLQIRPGGDLALFQALNRLLLEAEDEAPGEVLDHGFIDAHSTGFGEYASHARQVCWDDVLNATGLTREEIEAVHARVLDSRKVIVCWAMGLTQHKHGVPTIREIVNFLMLRGNVGKPGAGVCPVRGHSNVQGDRTMGIWERMPQPFLDALEREFGFTPPTKHGLDSVNAIRAMRDGRARLFVGVAGNFVRASPDSEATEEALRSCRLTAHISTKLNRSHTVCGETALILPTLGRSDKDFQAGGEQFVTVEDSMSEVHVSRGKLPPASPQLLSEVSIISRLARATLGEATPVPWEEFEADYSTIRDRISRVVPGFEDFNARVAVPGGFGLRNPVNERRFNTPCGKAVFTRNEFTMLQAPKGHLLLQTLRSHDQWNTVPYAMNDRYRGIHNARRVVLVNPDDLEELNIADRAEVDLVGVWHDGVERRAKGFRVVAYPAARGSAASYYPETNVLVPLDSVADISNTPTSKGIVCRLEPAGRPV; encoded by the coding sequence ATGCGCAGCAACGAGGATCCGGACGACGAGCTGTCCGTCACCCCGCCCAAGACCTGGGCGACGGGCGTGCCCGGCGTCACCCACGCCCTTCAGTACTCGCTGGGCCAGACCTCCGTGCGGCGTACGGCGCTGACGCTGCTGAACGTCAACCAGGACAAGGGCATCGACTGCCCGGGGTGTGCCTGGCCGGAGCCCGCGCCGGGGAAGAGGCACCGGAACGAGTACTGCGAGAACGGTGCGAAGCACATCAACGACGAGGCCACCTCGCGTCGCGTCACCGCCGACTTCTTCCGTGAGCACTCCGTCTCCGAGCTGGACGAGAAGTCCGACTACTGGCTCAACCAGCAGGGCCGTCTGACCGAGCCGATGGTCAAGCGCCCCGGGTCGGACCACTACGAGCCCATCGGCTGGGACGAGGCGATCGGCCTGCTCGCCGCCGAGCTGCGTGGCCTCGGCTCCCCGGACGAGGCTCTCTTCTACACCTCCGGACGCGTCAGCAACGAGGCCGCGTTCCTGCTCCAGCTCTTCGCCCGCGCGTACGGGACGAACAACCTGCCGGACTGCTCCAACATGTGCCACGAGTCGAGCGGTTCGGCACTCATGGAGACCCTGGGCACCGGCAAGGGCAGCGTGAGCCTGCAGGACATCCACGACGCCGACCTCGTCTTCGTCGTCGGACAGAATCCGGGCACCAACCACCCGCGGATGCTCTCGGCGCTGGAGGAGACCAAGCGCAACGGCGGCCAGGTCGTCGCCGTGAACCCGCTGCCCGAGGCGGGGCTGATGCGGTTCAAGCACCCGCAGAAGGTGCGCGGCGTCATCGGACGCGGCACGGACATCGCCGATCAGTTCCTCCAGATCCGTCCCGGCGGCGACCTGGCCCTCTTCCAGGCGCTCAACCGGCTGCTGCTGGAGGCGGAGGACGAGGCGCCCGGCGAGGTGCTCGACCACGGATTCATCGACGCCCACAGCACCGGCTTCGGCGAGTACGCGTCGCACGCACGTCAGGTCTGCTGGGACGACGTGCTGAACGCCACCGGCCTCACCCGCGAGGAGATCGAGGCCGTGCACGCACGCGTCCTGGACTCGCGGAAGGTCATCGTGTGCTGGGCGATGGGACTGACGCAGCACAAGCACGGCGTGCCCACGATCCGCGAGATCGTCAACTTCCTGATGCTGCGCGGCAACGTCGGGAAGCCGGGAGCCGGGGTCTGCCCGGTGCGCGGCCACAGCAACGTGCAGGGCGACCGCACCATGGGGATCTGGGAGCGGATGCCGCAGCCCTTCCTGGACGCCCTGGAGCGGGAGTTCGGCTTCACGCCGCCCACGAAGCACGGACTGGACTCGGTCAACGCGATCAGGGCGATGCGGGACGGCCGGGCGCGGCTCTTCGTCGGAGTGGCGGGCAACTTCGTACGGGCGAGTCCGGACAGCGAGGCCACCGAAGAGGCCCTGCGCAGTTGCCGGTTGACGGCGCACATCTCGACGAAGCTGAACCGTTCGCACACGGTGTGCGGGGAGACGGCGCTCATCCTCCCGACGCTGGGCCGCAGCGACAAGGACTTCCAGGCCGGCGGCGAGCAGTTCGTCACGGTCGAGGACTCGATGAGCGAAGTGCACGTCTCCCGCGGCAAGTTGCCGCCGGCCTCGCCGCAACTGCTCAGCGAGGTGTCGATCATCAGCAGGCTGGCGCGCGCCACGCTCGGCGAGGCAACGCCCGTTCCCTGGGAGGAGTTCGAGGCGGACTACAGCACGATCAGGGACCGCATCTCCCGCGTCGTCCCCGGGTTCGAGGACTTCAACGCGAGGGTTGCCGTGCCGGGCGGCTTCGGGCTGCGCAACCCGGTCAACGAGCGCAGGTTCAACACCCCTTGCGGCAAGGCGGTGTTCACCCGCAACGAGTTCACCATGCTCCAGGCCCCGAAGGGGCACCTGCTGCTGCAGACGCTGCGCTCCCATGACCAGTGGAACACCGTCCCGTACGCGATGAACGACCGCTACCGCGGGATTCACAACGCCCGCCGCGTCGTGCTGGTCAACCCGGACGACCTGGAGGAGCTGAACATCGCCGACCGCGCCGAGGTCGACCTGGTCGGCGTCTGGCACGACGGCGTGGAGCGGCGGGCGAAGGGCTTCCGCGTCGTCGCGTATCCCGCGGCACGCGGCTCCGCCGCCTCGTACTACCCGGAGACGAACGTCCTGGTGCCCCTGGACAGCGTCGCGGACATCAGCAACACGCCCACGTCCAAGGGCATCGTGTGCCGCCTGGAGCCTGCCGGGCGGCCTGTGTGA
- a CDS encoding polynucleotide kinase-phosphatase, producing the protein MSDATDATDTTDATTEKAVDTAAGTVTGAPGAGSPEEGAAGAGSLLGVPDLCLVVLVGVTGSGKSTFARRHFLPTQVLSSDFCRGLVADDENDQSASADAFDVLHHIAGKRLAAGRLTVVDATNVQPEPRKQLVKLAREHDVLPVAIVLDMPEKVCAERNARRPDRAGMGRHVLPRQRRELRRSMKALQREGFRRVHVLRSPEEADAAGIALEKRYNDLRHLTGPFDIIGDVHGCRAELESLLTALGYELVRDEEGRPAGARHPEGRTAVFVGDLVDRGPDSPGVLRLVMGMVEAGDALCVPGNHENKFGRFLKGRKVQMTHGLAETVEQMEGEGEEFGARVAAFIDSLVSHYVLDGGGLVVCHAGLIEKYHGRTSGRVRSFAMYGDTTGETDEYGLPVRYPWAEEYRGRAAVVYGHTPVPSASWVNNTLCLDTGCVFGGKLTALRWPERELLDVPAERVWYEPVRPLTPSGPSGRQERPLDLNDVAGRRIVETAHHGRISVREENSAAALEVMSRFAVDPRWLVYLPPTMSPCATSSEEGFLEHPREAFAAYRADGVARLVCEEKHMGSRAVAVVCRDEAAARRRFGAGDGTTGAVHTRTGRPFFDDPAVTEEILGRLREAVGGAGLWDELATDWLVFDAELLPWSLKASGLLRKQYAAVGAAAGAVFPPVLSALRSAADRGVDVGALLERQLQRAACATAFTDAYRRYCWSVDGLDGVRLAPFQILAAEGRSLAAVPHDEQLAWLDRLVEADRTAAAAAGRPELMRSTARITVDTGDAASEAAAVEWWLEATAAGGEGMVVKPLEVFVRGAKGLVQPGVKCRGQEYLRIVYGPEYSRPENLSRLRSRSLGHKRSLALREYALGLESLERLAAGEPLWRVHEAVFAVLALESEPVDPRL; encoded by the coding sequence ATGAGCGACGCCACCGACGCCACCGACACCACCGACGCCACCACGGAGAAGGCCGTGGACACCGCGGCCGGAACGGTCACCGGTGCCCCCGGTGCCGGCTCCCCCGAGGAGGGAGCCGCCGGTGCCGGCTCCCTCCTCGGCGTGCCCGACCTCTGCCTCGTCGTCCTCGTGGGAGTCACCGGGTCGGGCAAGTCCACGTTCGCCCGCAGGCACTTCCTGCCGACACAGGTGCTCTCCTCCGACTTCTGCCGTGGCCTCGTCGCCGACGACGAGAACGACCAGAGCGCCTCCGCCGACGCGTTCGACGTGCTGCACCACATCGCGGGCAAGCGGCTGGCGGCGGGCAGGCTGACCGTCGTCGACGCGACGAACGTGCAGCCGGAGCCGCGCAAGCAGCTGGTGAAGCTGGCACGCGAGCACGACGTGCTGCCGGTCGCGATCGTCCTCGACATGCCGGAGAAGGTGTGTGCGGAGCGGAACGCCCGGCGTCCCGACCGCGCCGGCATGGGACGGCACGTCCTGCCGCGGCAGCGCCGCGAACTGCGCCGCTCCATGAAGGCGTTGCAGCGTGAAGGCTTCCGCAGGGTCCATGTGCTGCGAAGCCCCGAGGAGGCCGACGCCGCGGGCATCGCGCTCGAGAAGCGGTACAACGATCTGCGTCATCTGACCGGGCCGTTCGACATCATCGGCGACGTCCACGGCTGCCGCGCCGAACTGGAGTCGCTGCTGACGGCGCTCGGCTACGAACTCGTGCGTGACGAGGAGGGCCGGCCGGCCGGCGCACGCCACCCGGAGGGCCGCACCGCCGTGTTCGTCGGCGACCTCGTGGACCGGGGCCCCGACAGCCCCGGCGTGCTGCGGCTGGTGATGGGCATGGTCGAGGCGGGGGACGCGCTGTGCGTGCCCGGCAACCACGAGAACAAGTTCGGGCGCTTCCTCAAGGGCCGCAAGGTGCAGATGACACACGGCCTGGCCGAGACCGTCGAGCAGATGGAGGGCGAGGGCGAGGAGTTCGGGGCCCGCGTGGCCGCGTTCATCGACTCCCTGGTCAGCCACTACGTGCTCGACGGCGGTGGGCTCGTCGTGTGCCACGCCGGCCTGATCGAGAAATACCACGGCCGCACCTCGGGCAGGGTCCGGTCCTTCGCGATGTACGGGGACACCACGGGAGAGACCGACGAGTACGGCCTGCCCGTGCGCTACCCGTGGGCCGAGGAGTACCGGGGCCGCGCGGCGGTCGTCTACGGGCACACGCCGGTGCCGTCCGCCTCGTGGGTCAACAACACCCTCTGCTTGGACACCGGTTGCGTCTTCGGCGGGAAGCTGACGGCGCTGCGCTGGCCCGAGCGCGAACTCCTCGACGTCCCGGCCGAGCGGGTCTGGTACGAGCCGGTCCGTCCACTGACGCCTTCTGGGCCCTCCGGCCGGCAGGAGCGGCCGCTTGACCTGAACGACGTGGCGGGACGGCGGATCGTCGAGACGGCGCACCACGGCCGGATATCGGTTCGTGAGGAGAACTCGGCGGCCGCACTGGAGGTGATGAGCAGGTTCGCCGTCGATCCGCGCTGGCTCGTGTATCTGCCGCCGACGATGTCGCCGTGCGCCACCTCGTCCGAGGAGGGATTCCTGGAGCATCCGCGCGAGGCGTTCGCGGCCTACCGAGCGGACGGCGTCGCCCGGTTGGTGTGCGAGGAGAAGCACATGGGCTCCCGCGCCGTGGCCGTGGTGTGCCGCGACGAGGCGGCGGCACGGCGGCGCTTCGGGGCCGGGGACGGGACGACGGGCGCTGTCCACACCAGGACCGGGCGGCCCTTCTTCGACGACCCCGCGGTCACCGAGGAGATCCTCGGCAGGCTGCGGGAAGCGGTCGGCGGTGCCGGTCTGTGGGACGAACTCGCCACGGACTGGCTGGTGTTCGACGCGGAGCTGCTGCCGTGGTCGCTGAAGGCGTCGGGCCTGCTGCGCAAGCAGTACGCGGCGGTCGGGGCCGCGGCGGGCGCGGTCTTCCCTCCGGTTCTCTCGGCGCTGCGGAGCGCCGCGGACCGCGGCGTGGACGTCGGCGCGCTGCTGGAGCGGCAGCTGCAACGGGCCGCGTGCGCGACCGCGTTCACGGACGCCTACCGCCGCTACTGCTGGAGTGTCGACGGCCTCGACGGTGTGCGGCTGGCCCCCTTCCAGATCCTCGCCGCCGAGGGCCGGTCGCTCGCTGCGGTTCCGCACGACGAGCAACTGGCCTGGCTGGACCGGCTGGTGGAGGCGGACCGCACGGCGGCCGCCGCTGCCGGACGGCCTGAGCTGATGCGGAGCACCGCGCGCATCACCGTGGACACCGGCGACGCCGCCAGCGAGGCAGCCGCGGTCGAGTGGTGGCTGGAGGCGACGGCCGCCGGGGGCGAGGGCATGGTGGTCAAGCCGCTGGAGGTGTTCGTCCGTGGCGCGAAGGGCCTGGTGCAGCCCGGCGTGAAGTGCCGTGGCCAGGAGTACCTGAGGATCGTCTACGGGCCCGAATACAGCAGGCCGGAGAACCTCTCGCGGCTGCGCTCGCGTTCGCTGGGGCACAAGCGGTCGCTGGCGCTGCGGGAGTACGCCCTGGGCCTGGAGTCGCTGGAGCGGCTGGCGGCGGGCGAGCCCCTGTGGCGGGTCCACGAGGCGGTGTTCGCCGTTCTCGCGCTGGAGTCGGAGCCCGTCGACCCGCGGCTGTGA
- a CDS encoding nitroreductase family deazaflavin-dependent oxidoreductase — MSRYHELKFQAVTAFQRRVGNPVTTRLPGQVLLETTGRSSGLPRRTPVGGRRKGNEFWLVSEYGEKSQYIRNIKADPRVRVRIHGRWHTGTAHLVPEDDALARLRILPRLNSAAVRAFGTNLLSVRVDLDG; from the coding sequence ATGTCCCGCTACCACGAACTCAAGTTCCAGGCGGTCACGGCCTTCCAGCGGAGGGTCGGGAACCCGGTCACGACCCGTCTGCCGGGCCAGGTCCTCCTGGAGACCACCGGACGCAGCTCCGGCCTGCCGCGCCGCACTCCCGTCGGCGGGCGCCGCAAGGGGAACGAGTTCTGGCTCGTCTCCGAGTACGGCGAGAAGTCCCAGTACATCCGCAACATCAAGGCCGATCCGCGGGTCCGCGTCCGCATCCACGGGCGGTGGCACACGGGCACCGCACACCTCGTCCCGGAGGACGACGCCCTGGCCCGTCTGAGGATCCTGCCGCGACTCAACAGCGCCGCGGTGCGGGCCTTCGGCACGAATCTGCTGTCCGTGCGCGTCGACCTCGACGGCTGA
- a CDS encoding helix-turn-helix transcriptional regulator, producing MCEQAWERQLTCAPAGDQARPALVLVEGSAGTGKSELVRRLLESPGARAVPRLAVTFGPSGAADIVDPAACVSHPSLESSLASVRPVLLVAEDLHHAGEEALVLLRGLLRDPPARLMAVLTYRPEQLARTGLPLGRAVDYPARLSVTRYVPPPLEEQQVRTLAGELLGAQRCTEGFVTRLHQRSAGVPQVVVDLLSMLRDACGAGERQHFTAGDVDEAGVPVRLRELVLERLDSLPEACRPVVRAAAVLGEPAGAGDLATVAGLWGDAGHEALVAALETSVLRETEQGRYGFAVPMEASAVYEELHGPVRERLHERAAAMLVGRTPVPWTEVAHHWRGGGRTQDWLRAAEQVAAAGSEGDHDGAVTEDEARFALLEQVLGARDLPPDRRGRLALTLARGAMLGPRSEGTARALRRIVEDPALPAAARGEIRLELGLLLHSQKRRFGEGRAELRLAAEELRGRPALAARASAALANPFFPGPALDEGLDWLRRAEAAAAASGDRAARTAVAACRATVLMNSGDPEAWRLVQELPRNSPERTGRQQVARGLCNTANGAVYLGHYRRAGELLAEGVELAVRSGAPFLERVGRGTALFRDWLTGRWDGLAERCTVLVAEDGVANDARVVLALLALAKGEWAAAQDWLPRPGSSSSPHREHGEPWNPCEPEQAWESCEAPVAATAAGACIRLHLARQDVDAAQRAAGSAWTWLRTKGVWVWGAGLAPWVVEAHTRAGAPAAARAAAEEFAEGLAGRDAPAASAALLWCRALLAEAAGEAEEAFGRFEEAAAAYARLPNPYASALMTESAGRCAFVLGSDPEAAARRLSACVERLTALGAVWDAARVRATLRAHDPAAARRRSPGRPSYAERMSPREGEVAELAATGLTNREIAATLHLSPRTVEQHVARAMRKLGISSRQALAERAASAGRT from the coding sequence GTGTGCGAGCAAGCGTGGGAGCGGCAGTTGACGTGCGCGCCGGCCGGCGATCAGGCGCGGCCGGCGCTGGTGCTGGTCGAGGGCTCGGCCGGCACGGGCAAGAGCGAACTGGTGCGGCGGCTGCTGGAGTCGCCGGGCGCGAGGGCGGTGCCGCGGCTGGCCGTCACGTTCGGGCCGTCCGGTGCCGCGGACATCGTCGATCCCGCCGCCTGCGTCTCCCATCCGTCCCTCGAGTCATCGCTCGCCTCGGTGCGGCCCGTGCTGCTGGTCGCGGAGGATCTGCACCACGCGGGCGAGGAGGCTCTCGTGCTGCTGCGCGGCCTGCTGCGTGATCCGCCCGCGCGCCTCATGGCGGTGCTGACCTACCGGCCGGAACAACTGGCGCGGACCGGCCTGCCGTTGGGCCGTGCCGTGGACTACCCCGCCCGGCTCTCCGTGACCCGGTACGTGCCGCCTCCCCTGGAAGAGCAGCAAGTACGCACCCTCGCCGGGGAGTTACTGGGAGCGCAGCGCTGCACCGAGGGCTTCGTCACGCGGCTGCACCAGCGCTCGGCGGGCGTGCCGCAGGTCGTCGTCGATCTCCTGAGCATGCTGCGCGACGCATGCGGCGCCGGCGAGCGGCAGCACTTCACGGCCGGGGACGTGGACGAGGCGGGGGTGCCGGTCCGCCTGAGGGAGCTGGTGCTGGAGCGCCTGGACTCCCTCCCGGAGGCGTGCCGTCCGGTGGTCCGGGCCGCCGCGGTGCTCGGCGAACCGGCGGGCGCAGGGGATCTGGCGACCGTCGCGGGGCTGTGGGGCGACGCCGGGCACGAGGCGCTGGTCGCGGCCCTGGAGACCTCGGTGCTGCGCGAGACGGAGCAGGGACGGTACGGGTTCGCCGTGCCGATGGAGGCCTCGGCCGTTTACGAGGAGCTGCACGGGCCCGTGCGGGAGCGGCTGCACGAGCGCGCGGCGGCGATGCTCGTGGGACGCACGCCGGTCCCCTGGACGGAGGTCGCACACCACTGGCGGGGCGGCGGACGTACGCAGGACTGGCTGCGCGCGGCGGAACAGGTCGCCGCGGCCGGCTCAGAGGGCGACCACGACGGCGCGGTCACCGAGGACGAGGCGCGCTTCGCGCTGCTGGAGCAGGTGCTGGGGGCCCGTGATCTGCCGCCGGACAGAAGGGGCCGGCTGGCCCTGACGCTGGCGCGCGGCGCCATGCTGGGGCCGCGCTCGGAGGGCACGGCGCGAGCGCTGCGCAGGATCGTCGAGGACCCGGCGCTTCCGGCGGCCGCCCGTGGCGAGATACGGCTCGAACTCGGTCTGCTGCTGCACAGCCAGAAGCGCCGTTTCGGCGAGGGGCGGGCGGAACTGCGGCTCGCGGCAGAGGAGTTGAGGGGGCGCCCCGCTCTTGCGGCTCGCGCGTCGGCCGCGCTGGCCAACCCGTTCTTCCCCGGCCCGGCCCTCGATGAGGGCCTCGACTGGCTGCGTCGCGCGGAGGCGGCGGCGGCCGCGTCCGGGGACCGCGCCGCGCGCACGGCTGTCGCGGCCTGCCGGGCGACGGTGCTGATGAACTCCGGTGACCCGGAGGCCTGGCGACTGGTGCAGGAGCTGCCTCGCAACAGCCCGGAGCGCACGGGCCGCCAGCAGGTGGCGCGCGGGCTGTGCAACACGGCCAACGGCGCGGTGTACCTGGGGCATTACCGGCGCGCCGGTGAACTCCTCGCGGAGGGCGTGGAGTTGGCGGTGCGCAGCGGCGCTCCCTTCCTGGAGCGGGTGGGGCGCGGCACGGCGCTCTTCCGCGACTGGCTGACGGGCCGATGGGACGGACTCGCGGAGCGGTGCACCGTGCTCGTCGCCGAGGACGGTGTCGCGAACGACGCCCGCGTGGTGCTGGCCCTGCTGGCACTGGCGAAGGGCGAGTGGGCCGCGGCACAGGACTGGCTGCCGCGCCCCGGTTCGTCCTCCTCGCCCCACCGCGAACACGGCGAGCCGTGGAACCCCTGCGAGCCGGAGCAGGCGTGGGAGTCGTGCGAGGCCCCCGTGGCGGCCACGGCGGCAGGCGCGTGCATACGGCTCCACCTGGCACGGCAGGACGTCGACGCGGCGCAGCGCGCGGCCGGTTCGGCGTGGACCTGGCTGCGGACGAAGGGCGTGTGGGTCTGGGGTGCAGGGCTCGCGCCCTGGGTGGTCGAGGCCCACACCCGTGCGGGCGCGCCGGCCGCCGCCCGGGCGGCGGCCGAGGAGTTCGCGGAGGGCCTGGCCGGACGGGACGCCCCGGCGGCGTCGGCGGCGCTGCTGTGGTGCCGGGCTCTGCTCGCGGAGGCCGCGGGCGAAGCAGAGGAGGCCTTCGGGCGGTTCGAGGAGGCCGCCGCTGCCTACGCCCGGCTGCCGAACCCTTACGCGTCCGCCTTGATGACCGAGAGCGCCGGGCGCTGCGCGTTCGTGCTGGGCAGCGATCCGGAGGCCGCCGCCCGTCGCCTCTCGGCGTGCGTGGAGCGGCTGACGGCTCTCGGCGCCGTGTGGGACGCGGCCCGGGTACGGGCCACGCTGCGCGCGCACGACCCGGCCGCGGCTCGGCGCCGCTCCCCGGGCCGCCCTTCGTACGCGGAGCGGATGTCCCCTCGTGAGGGGGAGGTCGCCGAACTCGCCGCGACCGGCCTGACGAACAGGGAGATCGCCGCGACGCTCCATCTGTCTCCGCGGACCGTGGAGCAGCATGTCGCGCGGGCGATGCGCAAGCTCGGCATCAGTTCACGTCAGGCCCTCGCCGAGCGGGCGGCGTCCGCGGGACGCACCTGA
- a CDS encoding LamG domain-containing protein has translation MECARLSDAELLRLVRAGGEPSTAALRELEQRHFQAVRVFASACVVTSSAADALAGQAWKQALRPEDGGAAGAVRPMALSVVLRTAASWAGTEQRSILNPDLTTWVQTHIPLPPAGSETGEVADLLPPSVAARAFEGIAEHSQTVLWHKTVEHDEIERIEEILGPDTEVVSLLERRARNELYNVYVQTHQAGLDDECRPFHRMVLAYAEEKSLDMAADLAPHLEGCAACSRAVADLGRMRVDCGGFLAEAVLPWGGEEYGAIRAEEDAPVGTALELLPSGVHLAHPPGRMRRRLFGRWGPARPMAANRRANRVVQSLALIGLASLAAAFAFSGNLRPGAPQSSESNPAQSAQPAPGKPGPARTTATATATSTVTATRSSEPPSKGGKRPPPASKQPVAGALLEWVFEDVNGGVAADTSGNGRDGRLTGSPTARVVGSAAQLGGEQAVVSDGPVVDTESSFSVSARVRLDDTEDRQVVVSQDSDEASGFMLQYDADEDRWEMRIPEEDEEDAEEAESDEAAADFGPEPGEWTHLTGVYDDDDGEIRLYVDGRLEDVADHEDGDFAAEGDFAAGRGLSFGEGFRGVVGSVDDVRAFGRALTTSQAAALAK, from the coding sequence ATGGAATGCGCGCGCCTGTCTGACGCGGAACTGCTCCGCCTCGTACGAGCGGGAGGGGAGCCTTCGACCGCTGCGCTCCGGGAGCTGGAGCAGCGGCACTTCCAGGCGGTCCGGGTGTTCGCGTCGGCGTGCGTCGTCACCTCCTCGGCGGCCGACGCCCTCGCCGGCCAGGCGTGGAAGCAGGCGCTGCGGCCGGAGGACGGCGGTGCCGCGGGCGCGGTCCGTCCCATGGCGCTCTCGGTCGTCCTGCGCACGGCCGCGTCGTGGGCCGGTACCGAGCAACGGAGCATCCTCAACCCGGACTTGACCACCTGGGTCCAGACGCACATTCCCCTGCCGCCGGCCGGTTCCGAGACCGGAGAGGTGGCGGACCTCCTGCCTCCCTCCGTCGCGGCGCGGGCCTTCGAGGGCATCGCCGAGCACAGCCAGACGGTTCTGTGGCACAAGACGGTCGAGCACGACGAGATCGAGCGCATCGAGGAGATACTCGGCCCCGACACCGAGGTCGTCTCCCTGCTGGAGAGGCGAGCGCGGAACGAGCTGTACAACGTCTACGTGCAGACGCACCAGGCCGGACTGGACGACGAGTGCCGTCCCTTCCACCGGATGGTCCTCGCCTACGCCGAGGAGAAGTCCCTCGACATGGCGGCGGATCTCGCGCCGCACCTCGAGGGCTGCGCCGCCTGTTCCCGGGCCGTCGCCGACCTGGGGCGCATGCGTGTCGACTGCGGGGGATTCCTGGCGGAGGCCGTTCTGCCCTGGGGAGGCGAGGAGTACGGCGCCATCAGGGCGGAGGAGGACGCCCCCGTCGGCACCGCTCTCGAACTCCTCCCGTCGGGCGTCCACTTGGCGCACCCGCCCGGCAGGATGCGGCGGCGCCTCTTCGGACGCTGGGGCCCGGCCCGCCCGATGGCCGCCAACCGGCGCGCCAACCGGGTCGTGCAGAGCCTCGCCCTCATCGGACTGGCCTCCCTCGCGGCGGCGTTCGCCTTCTCCGGCAACCTGCGTCCCGGTGCGCCGCAGAGCAGCGAGTCCAATCCCGCCCAGAGCGCGCAGCCGGCACCGGGGAAGCCCGGTCCGGCCCGTACGACCGCCACGGCCACGGCCACCTCCACCGTGACGGCGACCCGCAGCTCCGAGCCGCCCTCCAAGGGCGGCAAGCGACCGCCGCCCGCCTCCAAGCAGCCCGTCGCCGGTGCTCTGCTCGAGTGGGTCTTCGAAGACGTCAACGGCGGGGTGGCGGCCGACACTTCGGGGAACGGGCGCGACGGGCGCCTCACGGGCTCACCCACGGCGAGGGTCGTCGGGAGCGCGGCTCAGCTCGGCGGTGAGCAGGCCGTCGTCTCGGACGGCCCCGTCGTCGACACCGAGAGCAGCTTCTCCGTCTCGGCGCGCGTGCGACTGGACGACACCGAGGACCGTCAGGTCGTGGTGAGCCAGGACTCCGACGAGGCCAGCGGCTTCATGCTCCAGTACGACGCGGACGAGGACCGCTGGGAGATGCGGATCCCCGAGGAGGACGAGGAGGACGCCGAGGAGGCCGAATCCGACGAGGCAGCCGCCGACTTCGGGCCCGAGCCCGGTGAATGGACCCATCTGACGGGCGTCTACGACGATGACGACGGCGAGATCCGGCTCTACGTCGACGGCAGGCTCGAAGACGTCGCCGACCACGAGGACGGCGACTTCGCCGCCGAGGGCGATTTCGCCGCCGGCCGGGGGCTCTCGTTCGGTGAGGGCTTCCGCGGCGTGGTGGGCAGCGTCGACGACGTGAGGGCCTTCGGGCGGGCGCTCACCACCAGCCAGGCGGCAGCCCTGGCGAAGTAG